A window of the Gossypium hirsutum isolate 1008001.06 chromosome A03, Gossypium_hirsutum_v2.1, whole genome shotgun sequence genome harbors these coding sequences:
- the LOC107886260 gene encoding UDP-galactose/UDP-glucose transporter 4 isoform X5 yields the protein MVNPWKTYVKLSAVLMGSHDLTKGSLAFLNYPVQLMFKSTKVLLVMVMGAFIPGLRRKYPAHEYVSAILLVLGLILFTLADAQTSPSFSVIGVIMVIGALVMDSFLGNLQEVIFNMNPETTQMEMLFCSTVVGLPLLIPPMVLTGEVFEAWNSCSERTVESSYISCEDVLNVKFLNIFLLTYFCYPLRILYQQMAYLQHRRLSFLLSHEILTWLDSERQHHWRNMSF from the exons ATCTTTAGCTTTCCTCAATTACCCAGTACAGCTCATGTTTAAATCCACCAAA GTTCTTCTAGTGATGGTAATGGGTGCCTTCATACCTGGTTTGAGACGAAAATACCCAGCACACGAATATGTTTCTGCAATACTTTTAGTACTGGGTTTGATCCTTTTCACCTTAGCTGATGCACAAACTTCACCAAGCTTCAGTGTAATTGGTGTAATAATGGTGATTGGTGCTCTTGTAATGGATTCTTTTCTGGGTAATTTGCAAGAAGTTATCTTCAACATGAACCCTGAAACAACACAG ATGGAAATGCTGTTTTGCTCCACTGTCGTTGGTTTGCCATTATTGATCCCACCCATGGTTTTAACAGGAGAAGTATTCGAAGCATGGAATTCGTGTTCTGAG AGGACAGTTGAATCCTCTTATATTTCATGTGAGGATGTTCTGAATGTGAAGTTCTTGAACATATTTTTGCTAACCTATTTTTGCTATCCCTTAAGAATCCTTTACCAACAAATGGCTTACCTTCAACATAGGCGGCTTTCTTTCTTGTTGAGTCATGAGATTTTAACTTG GCTAGACTCAGAGAGGCAGCATCACTGGAGAAACATGTCCTTTTGA